One window of the Magnolia sinica isolate HGM2019 chromosome 19, MsV1, whole genome shotgun sequence genome contains the following:
- the LOC131234535 gene encoding uncharacterized protein LOC131234535, protein MDLRHRLERRRGRRTPEIENTQEIVAKNKDPWEKRFAELNDKFLALEKKQQPTSVPTAVQIQTATDVMMYRGFSITLTGSAWSWHRQLKPNSISSFTKLSWLFLTQFISGKRSRKPNTHLFAIKQELKESLKDYIARFNEKALKNPPKTLAELFVRAQKYTNAEEFSNARKNVQVTKSNGKGKRLRNEESQLSNKWPDDRAPRNRRPSRRLEEKHPRRKAAELARFVRADPDHQDKRKYCRFNRDHGHNTIDYVDLKGEIKTLIRKGHLRRYTKEGKTAQKEAREQQNNPPEEPAEIHTIFGGSSDEGDSNRARKAHSRKPD, encoded by the exons ATGGATCTCCGTCATCGGCTAGAACGGAGGAGGGGAAGGAGGACTCCAGAAATAGAAAACACCCAAGAAATCGTAGCGAAAAACAAGGACCCTTGGGAGAAACGGTTCGCAGAGCTCAACGACAAATTCCTAGCTTTAGAAAAGAAACAACAGCCGACGTCAGTTCCCACCGCTGttcag ATACAGACGGCGACGGATGTCATGATGTACCGAGGATTCTCAATCACGCTCACGGGCTCCGCTTGGAGTTGGCATCGGCAGCTCAAGCCAAATTCCATTAGTTCCTTCACAAAGTTGAGTTGgctattccttacccaattcataagtggtaagagaaGTCGAAAGCCCAACACTCACCTATTTGCTATCAAGCAAGAGCTGAAGGagtcattgaaagattacatcgcTCGCTTTAATGAGAAAGCACT AAAGAACCCACCAAAGACGTTAGCAGAACTCTTTGTCAGAGCTCAGAAATACACTAACGCCGAAGAATTCTCCAATGCCCGCAAAAATGTTCAAGTGACAAAGtcgaatggtaaagggaagaggcTTAGGAATGAGGAATCCCAGCTGTCCAACAAATGGCCTGATGACCGCGCCCCTCGCAATCGTCGCCCAAGTAGAAGGCTGGAGGAAAA ACATCCGAGGAGAAAAGCTGCTGAATTGGCCCGTTTTGTGAGGGCCGACCCGGATCATCAAGACAAGCGTAAGTACTGCCGCTTTAACCGAGATCACGGCCATAACACGATTGACTATGTAGATCTCAAAGGTGAGATTAAGACCCTTATTCGAAAGGGACATCTACGCCGATACACCAAAGAAGGAAAAACTGCTCAAAAAGAAGCGCGGGAGCAGCAGAATAACCCCCCGGAAGAGCCAgctgaaatccacaccatttttGGGGGTTCATCCGATGAGGGAGATTCGAATAGGGCTCGGAAAGCCCACTCTCGGAAGCCTGATTAG